The sequence TCCTGGTGGTCCCCCGCCGAACTCCAGGTCACCCAGCGGGAGTCGGACATCCACGACGGGATGCTCAGTCTGTATCCCTACTTCGACGCGGGGTTGCGGGCGCGTGCCCATGCCGCGGCGCTGGCGGCGGGCTCCGACCCCGCCCGGGCCCGGGCGGAGGCCGACGCGGCGATGGTCGCGGCGGCGGTCCGGGCCCGGACCGCCGACCCGGAGGGCCGCCTCACCCACTCCACGGACCCGGCCGGGGCCCCCGAGGCCCCGCGCGACCTGGTCCGCGTGTCCCTCGCCCTGCTCCGCTCCCCCGTGGTCGAGGCGGCCCGCAGCACACGCCTCTGAAGTGGGCGCAGTCCTTGAAGTGGGCGCAGCCCTGAAAGGGCGTGGGGAACGGCGCGCCCAGCCCCCACACACCCGCGGACGAGCACCCGCCCTCCCACGGGAACCGCGAACGCGTCAGGTCGCACTCCGCTCACTCGCCGCACGCAGATCCCGCTCCAGCTCACGGTTGCGGACCGTGTCCGGCCGCCCCGCCGCGGTACCGGGCCGGCCGGCCCTGAGCAGCTCGCTCCACCGCTCACGGCTCCAGTCGGCGGGGCTCGTGGTGCCGGTGAACTCCTGGACCAGGGAGAGGAACCGCGCCGGGTCCGCGTGGAACAGGAAGTGCCCGGCACCCTCGAAGATCTCCAGCCGGCTGCCGGGCATCGCCTCGTGCGCCCCGTAGGCGTGCCGCACCGGCACCACGCCGTCCCGGTCGCCCCACATCAGCATCGTGGGCATGCCCTCGGTGAGATAGCAGCGGTCGAGCATGGTCACCACCTGGCCGCGCCAGTCGACCACGGCCCGCAGGGTGCGGATGAACGCGCTGCGCGAGGTCGCGTCGGGCAGCGCGTCCACGAGCGTGAGCAACTCCGGTGCGTCCTGGCCCAGATCGGTGTCGAGCAGCCGCATCAGGTGCGCGAACAGCCGGGCCTGGAATCCCATGCCGGGCAGTTGCAGCGCGGACAGCGCGAGATGGGCGCCGGGCAGCGACACGGCCCGCAGTACGGGGTTCACCTCGCGGCCCACACCGCCGGCGCCGACCAGGATCAGCCGCTCGGTGCGCTCGGGGAACTGGTAGGCGAACTGCATGGCGACCCCGCCGCCGAACGAGTGCCCGACGAGCGTGGCCTGTTCGACGCCGAGGGCGGCGAGCAGATCGCGCAGGCCGTTGGCGTAGGCGGCCACCGAGTAGTCGGCCCGGGGTTTGTCCGAGGCGCCGTGGCCCAGCAGGTCGGGGGCGATCACCGTGTGGGTGCGGGCGAGGTCGGGGATGAGCCCGGCCCAGGTCGCCGAGGAGTCGCCGATGCCGTGGATCAGGACGAGGGCCGGGCCTTCACCGGTCATGCGGTAGGCGCGTCGGTAGCCGTGCACCACGCGGTGGTGCAGCCGCAGTTCCCCGTCGCCCACGGGCCGCAGCCGCATGGCCCTGCGCGGGCGCCGTCGTGGGGTGTCGACCACCGGCTCGTCCCTCTCTCCTGGCTGCTCCTCCGTGCTGCTCCTCCGGCTCCGTTCCGGTCGCTCGCCGGGCCGCCGGGAGTGCGGCCCAAGGCCCTGGTTCCAGCGTAAGCCCCTTGTCCGACAAGGGGTTTCCGTGATGTTTCCCCTCCGCTAACCGGGCGAACGAACACGCACGGAAAGGGCATTGTCAGTGGCGGACGGCAAGCTGGACCCAGCGCCACCGCTGTGCGGCGGCGCGTGCACGACCCAAGAGCGGAAGCCGAGCCGAACCGGGAGAGCCGTCCGATGCCGACAGCCGTACTGACCGATCACGAACGCACCGCCGTACAGGCCTATCTGCGTCTGCTGCAGACCGTACGAGCCTCGCTGGACGCTCCGCCCGGTTCGGGCCGACCCGTCGTCGTGCCGCCCTCCGCCCTCGCGGAGGCGGAGCGCGCACTGGCCGCGGCGGGCCTCGAGGGGAACGAGGAAGCGTTCTTCCGTCTGCTGCACACGTGGTGCCCGGAGGTGTGATGAGCCACCGTCAGTCCCTCGACGGGTGGGGAGCCGCGCTCAGTCCCGCCCGTGCGACACCCCGTGCGGCACGGTCACCGAGGTCGCCACAAGTCCCCGGTCCATCGTCCAGCGTCCCTCGAAGCGGCCGATGCGACGGCCGTCCACCACCGGACCGGGTACGAGGAGTCCGGCGCTCAGGCCGCCGGACGTGGTGTGTCCGGGATCCAT is a genomic window of Streptomyces sp. NBC_00414 containing:
- a CDS encoding alpha/beta fold hydrolase codes for the protein MVDTPRRRPRRAMRLRPVGDGELRLHHRVVHGYRRAYRMTGEGPALVLIHGIGDSSATWAGLIPDLARTHTVIAPDLLGHGASDKPRADYSVAAYANGLRDLLAALGVEQATLVGHSFGGGVAMQFAYQFPERTERLILVGAGGVGREVNPVLRAVSLPGAHLALSALQLPGMGFQARLFAHLMRLLDTDLGQDAPELLTLVDALPDATSRSAFIRTLRAVVDWRGQVVTMLDRCYLTEGMPTMLMWGDRDGVVPVRHAYGAHEAMPGSRLEIFEGAGHFLFHADPARFLSLVQEFTGTTSPADWSRERWSELLRAGRPGTAAGRPDTVRNRELERDLRAASERSAT